GATGATTTTCATGTACAAACAGGGCACTTGAACCAGCTTGAGGAAAAAGGATTCGGATGCAATATTGAACAAATGTAGTAACTAGTAAGTAATCTCAACATTAGTGTTGTGGAAATCTGAAATTTGTCAACAGTAGATACCCATACCCTTGTACGTAACACATAAGGATGATTATTTACCGGAAAGCACAAAATAGCTGCGGCGGCTGGTGGAAAGACAAGTCGAAGTCCATCCATCGGATGCTTGTGATGGCATCCATGAAGAAGATAATGCGCTGTGTTTCCCCTGCAACATATCAAATGGCAGTGATTAGCTCAACTCATATAGTTTGACTTGAGCATATTAGAAGAATATGTTACCAGTAACTTTTGGTTTTTATGTGGAACAAGAATCGGTGTAGCACATATTCGATCAGTGTCCACAGAAATATTCCAAACACAATCATCATAGCTACATCTGTAATTGTACTGCCCATCTGGATAGAAGTACTCAGGCACCAACAGACAACAGGCAACCAGATAAGAGGAACTGCCCACCATTTCGTGCGGGTTAAGAACTGAACAATGAACCAATCATCAGATCACAGTATTCAGGGTTTCAAATGCTATGCAATGCAACAAATCGAATATATTCACCTCCAATATATCATTTTCAAAAAATCGTGGCCCTTCCTTGCTAACAATCGGCTGGTGAACCCACTCCTGATACTGCTCCTCTAGATGGCCAACCTAAAAAATTTCATATGCTTCCAGGCATCAAATCAGCAATAAAAAAAATTGCGTTTTGTAAGGTGTGCATAGTAGTCAGTAAGTGACCTCGTGAAAATAAAGTGATTCGCCATTCTCAGACATGtaaataatggcaaaatctacATGAGAAATAGAAATAGACAACAGAAACTAATAGCCAGTAATTATTTTTAACAACCGGACTTTTAGTCATATGTACTCTAGGCAGCTGACTAGAGATTATCTATTTCATTGGAAACCATCTGTATAACGAAGTTTTGATATATAAGATGTAGCGTTGGTACATCAAAAGAGCATGTATGTGTGTGCGTGTATAAAGACAGGATTGGAAAATAAAGTATGCTCTTCAGTGATGTTACACTGCAAGACATAGAAATGATCAAATTTCAAATTAAATAAAACTTGAAGAAAGGTAGAGTTATGCTACCTGGAATACTAGAGGCTTGTCCAAATCCACTGTAAAGGCTGCTGCAACCATTTTCTCCGAAAAGTGATGGCTGTAATAATAAAAATTTATAGCATAAGAGTGTTGTATTCAAAATTCAAGAACTTTGAGACACAAAGGTTACAGGAAATATGTTTGAGCCCAACTGCCCAAGAACCTAGCAAATGGAAATATGCGTGAAACTAGTGAGCGGTGGGCACTATGTCCAAATATGGCAATGTAATTGACCCCCCCAGTGATTCCAGACAACCATACTACTTCCACATCAATGTCATGATTTGGATGTCATGATTTGGACCCAGAAAGCTCATAGTGTGTCCAATACTAAACTAGTTTAGTAAGGTTCTCAGGCCACTACTGCTTAAACAAATAGCATGTGGTCATAACCCCTGGCAACTGGCATTACTATTCTATCAGGATCTGGGACCCCAAAAGGCCAGAACCATGTTCTGTGGTGCCATTTAGGCCTATATCTCAAGGTGTGCCAGAGCACCATGGATCAGAAAAACCAGACGATCTAGCACTCACAATCTGGCCTGTCCACACTGCACACAAAATATCTAGAGAAAATCCAAACAACCAGCTTCACAGACAAGAGCACATGGCACATGCTTTCTGTCACCATGTATTCTCGTGCAATTTGACTCTGTTGTCTGATCAAGTTGAGAAAGAATCCAAACATAACCACAGCTAAGAACCACCAGTAGGGCATCCCACAGGAATCCAAGAAAAAACCGTGTGCTGCCTGGGGCTTACCAAACCACTGATGGCTGACCACTTTATTAGACTGAAAATGGGACACAAGCGACCCCTGTATGGCTGTATCACAGTATCAGTTGTTCAAGCAGGTAGGATGGGCATTGGAGGCGGACGTCAGTGATGCCCAACTGAATTAATAATTGTTCAAAAAAGGTAGTGAGCCACAGAGAAAAAAGTGAAATCAAGCATCTGAGGATATGGCTGGCATATATATAATGAATGAAGGCGCAGATGCCATGAACAAAAGTTGGCGTGTGCGTGTTGACTTTCTTATAAATGACGGCAAGCACTGGACAGATCCTTCTCCGACTGTAAACCTAAACTAACATTACTCAAGCATTTAGTTGAAGAACATCAGACCTAATAACAGATTAACAGCACAAGCACAGCCCAGATTTGTTCCTCGAAGGACGAAGCATACTGAACCAAAGTTGACGACGGGCCAGCTCCAAGATTAAAGAGCTTGGGTTGCAAGAACCAGCATTGTCCAGACGATTTTAGTGTGAGAGATAACTTCACCGTCTACTAGGTCTAAATGTACCCAGAATCTCGCGCCAAACAGCCACCGGAAAGGCTACTGTTACCGGCGGCGGTCAATGCAGCGGCCCGGACGGATCTAAACCCCCAAAATCCGGACGGATCTCGGACCACGGACACCCAGCGAGCCTCCAAGTGAACAAattgaggaggaagagagatctCCAGGACGGCAACTCACCAACGCAGCAGAAGTACAATGCCGGCGCCGTCGACGGCACCGCCCGCGGGAGGACTGAACTGAAGTGGGGTACGCGCGAAGCGAAGGGGGGAAAAGACGAGTCCGCTTCTTGTCCTCCCGctcgctccgccgccgccgccgcttcgcgTTGGGAGCTCGGAGGTGGACAGGGACTGAGATGGAGGAGCAAAAGGCGCCGGCTTTGTGTAGGCGACAGCGATGGCGACGGCCACGAGTGCCAGTACTTGTATATAGATTTCGTCGCTGTTGCTGTTGCCTGCTGGAGACAGCTCTGCTTTCCTTGCCGCTGCAACCAAACGTGTTATTGGGCCGGCCCTTTTGCCACTCTCCTAGATgggggaaaaaaagaagaaggccGCCCTATCGAATGGCCCGGTGTCGTTGCAACCAGACTGGGATTAGGGCATCTTTAGCACGGCTTATATCGACTTTGACTTCATCTATTTTGTGCAAATCGAGGTATTGTAGCGTGAAATCGTTTTATAAGCCGAGGTTAAAATAAACTAGAAGCCGAaaaaaaccagtttttctggcttcaccggctttggcttcaccaatgaagccgttttggatgagccgtgtcaAAGGGACTAGTTTCTTTTCACGTAGTTACCCGTTTAAGAGGAGCACTCTTAGGCTCTGCTTGCCTAATCTGTGGCGCTCAAACTGTGCTTGGCGAGCTGCGGCCACCAGGAACACTGAAAGGGCACCGACGTAGCCAGAGCTTAGTTATTATCAACCAAATGTGAGCCTGAGCATATGCCACAGCTTGGGCATGGCGAGTGGGGCGAGTGGCGACTTGCGTCAAGCAGCGGACACCAACCAAACAAAGCTTTAGTTGCAACTTCGTGCAAGAGTAACCGGAGGAGTCATAAAAAGTGACTTCctctttattataaaaaaaaggtGACTTCACCGGCGCGTTATTTATGGAATGTGAAAAAAAACTGGCTTCACTAGGGCAACAATACTTAGGTTAGAAGGAGCCGGGGGTGTGAGAGTGTCTCAAACGGGTCTAAAGGTCTGTTTGTTTAAGCTTCTAGTCTTTTGACTTATTGAGTTGTTTAGTTTTTGAAAAATCCAAGAGTGTCCAAAAGCTCTAACAAACAGGTTTTAAGGATTTAACAGGATGAGAAGATCAGAGGATTGCAAAAGAAATCGGATTGTTCATAGTAACGTAAGCAGCTTTCTGTATTTTATTTGTTTGATGGATGGAACTGCAGCAGGTTCAGATTTGAGAGGGATCCCAAAACTCAAGGAGACAAGCAGAGGAAGCGAGCCTGAAACTCAACCACTGACAGGCTGACAGCAGGCATGATCGCAAGCTGACAGgcaagcctgttcgtttggctggttcgtatcgttgctggttcgtgaagaagtactgctggctggtttgtgtgagagaaaaatattattctgactgaaaatttacgatcgtttacgacaagccacagccaaacgaacaggctctgACCGTCTCTCCATGCAGATACATCTCTTTCActgttctcttttttttttccctgTGTGACCACGCTCCACGCACGTGGGAAACGTTCGTCCGCATGGTCAAACCAGTTTCATCGTTCGGTCTATCGCTGGCTCCGTTATTATATGGTTTAAAAAAATATACATCCAGAAAACCTGAACGTAGACCTTACAGCTAACCACCAACTGCTATTGGCTGGTTTCAACCGGTGAGATAGTTATGTATTCAGCTAATAATTAGCTAGATTATTAGTTGGATTCGTTTCGATTTAAAGAAGATAATTGTTATTAGCCGTTAACTATTAGTTCTATGGATCTAGATTGAATCTAAGTAATCGGATTGATTTTAACTTTTAACTGGGATGCAGAAAAACTCAAAATCATTGAGTCTTTAGAAAGCGTGATTTACAATTATGTTTACAAGGGACGGAGCACGCAAGTTCCTCTCAGAGACAGAGGACGCGCATTTTcaagaaataaaaaagaaaaacatcaAGACACGGATTTCAGATCTCCGAAATGTCATCGTCGAAACTGTGGTCGCCAcaggattttttttaaataatatttttttaatgaTTAATTACAAATATATCATTTGATTAAAAAGAATTACAGAACAAGTAGCCCGTCGGCCACTGGATAGCCGACTGGAGACCTGGAGTGCCGACAGGATCCTATCGGCCGTCCAGAAGCCGATAAGCCTCCGGACCGGGCTGGCTCATATGGCAAAGTGGGCCATATCGGGCCAATAGGCCTATCAGCCGCGCAGGGGCTGATAAGGCCCTGTCGGCTATCCGCTGGCTGATAGGTCCTAAAATATCTCGCCGACAcgtcttcttccttccctctCGCTCgcgctcgctctctctctctcaccgcgGCGCCGTCGGCCGCCACTGCTCGCCGGCCCTGCCGCGCGGGCGGCCTCCCTGTGCTGGCCGACGCTGAATCCGGCGGAGGGCGTGCCGCCACAGCCCCCCACCCTGCCCGCGCGCCGCCTGATCGCCCGGCGCTATGCAGGTaaggttttttttttgtaaattgaGATTtcagttttttagttagtttagttagatttgttagtttagttagatacAGTTAGGGTTAGATTAATTAGTATATTTAGTTTGTAGTCATACATTAGGGTTAGTTTTTTAGGGTTAGATTAATTAGTATATTTAGTTTGTGGTCATACGTTAGGTTAGATTAATTAGTTTTATAGGGTAAGTTTTTTTGGGTTAGATTAATTAGTATATTTAGTTTTTAGGATTAGGGTTAGCTGTAGATTAGGGTTTTTTTTAGGTTCGTTTGAGTTGTAGATTAGTTTTTTTAGTTAGATTTTTAGGGCTAGTTTTAGCTGTCGTTAGTTATTTTTAGTTAGGTTGTAGGGTTCTATTtacttagggttagggttagttgTGCCAACGTTATTTTTAGTTAGTAGGTTTAGTTTTAGTTAGGGATCGGATATGTAGTTTTTCGTGTTACTTTTGGATTACGGCTAGTTTAGTTAGTAGTTTGCTGTTAGGGttagttttgtttttgtttattttgtttagtTCGCATGGTACTTCATTTAACTGACACGATACTTTGCACGATGCGACCAGGAATGTCGACCGATTTAGTTCCTTTGAAAATTTATTATGACGACGATGAAGTCAGATATGGGAACAATGGGGTAGACCTTAGTGAGTTCCAAGTCATTGACATAGAACTAAATTTGTCGCTAGATTATAGCTGGAAACAAGTTTTAGCCTGGCTGCATGAATATTTGGGTGTTCCGCCCTCCCAGCATCGTTTCAGGATGAGTATGTTGGTGCCTAAATTGTGGGAGAATGGATGGAGGTGGGAGCTGTATGAGGCCAGTAACACGAAGAAGTGGCATTTTCTCATGTCCAAGGCGTTGGAGCGTCGTTATTACAACATCATGCTTGTTGAGTTCCTGGATGGTGGCATGCAGGGTGAGAGTAGCAACACAGGCTCAGTAGAGGACAACTTAGAGGCCGCAAATGTTGAGTAGGCGACCTATGTTTCTGATCCTCAGGCGGTTCAGAACATGATAGAGGATGGAGAAGCGGAAGGGTATGGTCCGTACATGGAAGCTGACCAGGATGAGGAGGACGAAAGAATCATGGAACAGATGGAGGTTGACGATGCGGAGCACCTCACCTTTGTAGATGAATTTGCTGGCTGAAGCTTTGACGATGAGACCTATATCCCTAAGGATTGGGCTCACATAGCACCAGATGCTATGATGGTCGATGATGGTCATCACTCGTCGTGGGAGTATTCAATGATTCAAGTGAAACAAGGGCAGATGTTTCATGACAATGTTCATATGCAGCACGTAGTTCGGCTGTGTGCTTTTTTCAAAAAGAAGCAGTTTAAGGTGGTTATTTCTAACCCCAAGACGTGGGACATGAAGTGTGTGACCCCAGGTTGTACTGCATGTTCATGGTCATATGCCATGTACTAAGAGCAACTTCATATCCACTATTGTCCAACCACACAGTTGCTTGCTGCAGACAACGCTAATCAATCATAAGAACATGACTGCGGAATTCGTGGCAAACGTAATGTATGGCGAGATAGTTGAAAAAGTTGTCATATCTCCATTTCGGATAATGCTTGCTATCCAGACTAGATATGGCTATGAGATTTCTTATGACATGGCttggagagcaaaatagctaGCCTTGGAGAAGAGGTTCAGTAATTACAAGGACTCATATCACCTCCTGCCAACTCTTCTAGCAACCATTCAAGCGAGAAACCCTGGGACTATAATTGATATTGTTGACTACATGAACGTGAAGGGGGACCGTGTCCTCAAATGAGATTTTTGGTCTTTCGAGTGCATGATACAGGCCTTCAAGCATTGCCAACCTCTACTCTGTGTCGATGGTACTTTCTTGACTGGCCAGTACAGAGGTACGCTGCTAACAGCCATAGGGGTTGACGGCAACAACCAGGTTGTGCCTATTGCTTTCGCTCTAGTTGAATTAGAGAACAACGAAAGCTGGTTGTGGTTCCTGAAGTTGCTGAAATGAGCTCTTGTGGAAGAAAGGGAAAATGTGTGTGTCATGCATGATAGTAATGCAGGTTTATTGAATGTAGTGGATAAGTTGAAGAATGATAGGGGTCCAGAGGTCCAATGGCCTGATATACAAAGTCATTGGTGCATGAGGCATCTAGCTAGTAATTTTTACAAGCAGTTTAGGAGCAAGCGCCTGATGGACATGTTCAAGAGGTAATGCAAGCAGAACTAGAAAAAAATCGATTTCCTTTGTCAACGGTTAGACGAGCTGACCACAAGCCACATGAAAGAAGTGTGTTGTCAACCTGTTGTGGCACGAGAGGAGGAGCCGCAAGGCCTTGGTCCCGATCCTaatgagcctaaaagcaaaactCATCGACGCAAAGGAGGGGCAGGTCTTTAAAGTGTTTTTCAGATTGGATTAAAGAGGAGCCTGTGGAGAAGTGGTCATTGTTGCATGACACCTATGGTGCACGCTATGGCATAATGACAATGAATCTAGCAGAGGTTTACAACTGGGTGCTGAAAGGTACACGGTCGCTTTCTTTGGTTGCAATTGTGGAGGGTATCCTGAGGGGCACAATGTTGTATCTGTGAGAGCGTTGTGAAGCGGTAGCCTTAGTCATTCAGAATCCACAAATGACATATTCATGGAAGATTTCTACATACATCGAGGAGAAGAGTGCCAAAGGGTCCCTGCATAGGGTGTTTCATGTTGGCAACCAGGACCTTGTGTACGAAATCATGGTGCGTGACAAGGGAGGACTAGGCACTGGTCCAAGCGAAAAAACTATGGAGTGTCAGTTATGGCCAGAGGTTAACAAGTGCGAGTGCACATGCAAGAAGCCAAAGTACTACCATTATCCATGCTCCCATGTGCTTGCTGCATGTGGAGAAGCCAAAATTCCGATGAATTTTGTGTCCGATTATTTCAAGAAGGAAGCCGTATTGAACACATGGTGTGGTGAGCTTCGAGGTTGGAGGGCCGTTGGTGATTTCACTAAGGCAGTTCATGACTCGAACCGTTATTGGTCTCCAGATCCGGAAAAAATGGTGGAGCCAAGGGGATGTCGCAAGAGTCGTCGTATTAGGAATGCCATGGATGCTTCGGAGGCTTCAGACAAGCGCCCCTTCTGCCTCCCTTGTGATGGAAATCATTTGAGGAAAAATTGTGATGCGTACCCCACTCATAGGCTTCCAGATGGAACGCAAGTGCGGCGTATTCCAAAACGCAACTCTAGGCAGGCCACTCAAGATGGCCCTAGCGCATAGCATTCTATGGTGTAATATTTTAGTTTTGGAGTATGTTGTAATATTATAGTTTCGGACTATGGTGTAATATTTTAGTTTTGGACTATGTTGTAATTTTTTAGTTTCAGACTATGTTGTAACATTTTATTTTCGTACTATGGTGCAATATTTTAGTTTCCGACTATGTTGTAATATTTTAGTTTTGGTCTGTTTTGTTTTGAGTTTCCAACTAAATTCATATGTTATTGCATTTTGAAACATGACTTGGTTTTGTAGGATGGCGGGCATGGAGCTCATCGATCCCGTTGTTGACCAGAGGCACCGCTCGAACTTGCAGGATGGGCAGCTCCCCAGCCCTCCGTCTTCGTACCCACGACGAGTTGTGGCTACTTGACCACCGCTGGGTTCCACGATTTGTTTACTTTGTACCTTGTATGTTACTGCCTTGCGTGTTCAAATTTGGTAATCAATATTCTTTTTTAGCACAGGCTACGTGCTGTTGGTCTGCTTCCGTTCGCACGCCTGGTTGAGTGACACCGACATAGGAGTGCGCATTTTCTGGTTGACCATGCACTCCTTTCTGCTTGGGTCGACCGCTGGAGACAGAGACGCACACTTTCCACCTACCTGTAGGTGAGGTGACGTTGCCATGCTGCTCGGTCTACCTCTCGCTGCTGCCCCTGTCCACCCTGTAGTAGTGTCGGGGGACTAGGAGCACCAGGTCCTGCACCATTTCCAGGGTGTCTTCCAGCtaggggaggaagaggatgagcaGTTCAGCTTCCACGACTGCCACGGCCGTCTgaaggtgtaacaccctaaaatttgcattattttaaaataggtgaaaatgagtTATTTATGCATtctgtgagcatttaaatttagaaaaaaataaaaacttttgttagacttaaaatcaaatataaggtctagccatatgtttgtgcattcatgctgatgcatacttatttttgtgatgcttgggtttgatcaaaattgcAAAAGAATTCAAgtttgatttgaatttggatttgaaaatgaaaTTGAAAAAAGAGATTTCTTCCTGCTCCCTCTCTTTTGGCCGCTCGGCCTTTCTTCCCGCAGCGGCCCAGCATCTGCCCTAATTCTTCCACCGCGGCCCACTACTCCCCCGCTCGGCCTTTCCCCGCCGGCCGTTCCTGTGCCTCTCTCGTAGCCCAGCTCAGCCTTGCCTTCTCCCGCACGCACCGGCCCAGCTGAGCTGCGTGGCCCGCTTCCCCGTTTTGGCTCGGCATCGCCGCACCGTGGGCCGTTCACCTCTCCTCCCGCGAGTGATGCTGATAGGCAGACCCTACTGGTCAGACTTATCTTCTTCCTCCCCGCGTGAGACCGAGTCGGTCACGACCACCGCCTCTGACTCTGTTGTTGTTACGCCTCCTCCTTGCCGTGTAGCCCAAGGCTCCCCGGGCCATAAATAGCAGCCAACCGAGCCGCGCCTCCCTATCCCGACCTCTAGACCCGCAGTCGCCTCGCCGAGATGCTGCGCCACGCCAAGCCCTAGAGCCACCGCCATCACCACCGCTGCCATCGCCGAGCGCCGCTTTTCGTGTCGTCTTCACCACGGTAAATCGCCTTGGTGAGTTCGTCGCTTCTTCCTCTATCTCCTGGTGCCCTTGGCTTGCTTCCCCGTGACCTGTAGGCCCTTCGCTAATAGCTCCAGCAAGTTTTTCCCCTTTGGCCATGGAGTCACTGCCACACATAGTGTCGCCGGCGAGCTTTCCCCTGCTCGATCTAATCTGCTCCGTCCGATCGTGATCCGACGGTGGAAATCAGCCCGTACTAATTCACTCGGCCTATTTGCAAAAGAACCCTTGAAGTTTTTTAAGACTAAACACGTGGTCCAAAGCGTATTCCCTAGAATACGTTTTCTGCTTTTGAAACTGTATTTTCTTCCGGATTAGATTTAAAACACgctttcagctatttacagttttgccactaatcttgttttagccataaaatcttcgttttaactccgatttgatctgttcaagttgcgttaggtttgtaattgaGCAGTCtatatgttcatactactatgaagtatattttcaacttttaaaattcgagattatatttaatctattattttaataaaggaaatcttgtttaattcataacttttccgttttagctccgattttcgtgatcttcgtgtctgtgtgttcatagcgagacgtagattcattttacaaacttttcatctaaaTTTTgtgctgattggtgtactgttctaatctatagtcattgtttgctttgcatgattgcttctggatacttgtatgttgctatgattatcgagtatagatggtgagcaattcgtgggtgatcaagagtactactttgataagcaggatcagcaggaccactttgttcaaggcaagtatagcatgggatcatccttgtttcctatcaactttaatacatttaattcatattgcatgtgtcaccttgatagggattccctaaaatttaacttataccttgtctcctatgggatatgcattaggAAGCTTTGCTAGTGATCAACTAAATAATGATCTTGTAACATGACTAattgtatatgcaataaacattaaaacatgacttttagcaacatggaaacagggggctggagtgtttagctactttctaaatgctttagattcctcttcctaaggacttatctgtaagcaaacatccgagacttacagtacaactaaaagcatctaggcccctaagtggatttcagtgattaatgtcaatacaagattactataactaacgtgtgttttgcagaggcaattaagttaggtcatggtaatggagatcgattgggcaattgaggttgtcatgcccctacgatggaaatcgtttcggttttcaaaggatggacgacaaggttaaggataactagttctaagtgttaattgaagttggagagacacttagagtagtttaggactttgttttttcctttggccatactattaaggggggtatgaacgggtagcttgacctagttgagtctagtgagttaggtgtggtgcacacttgttaaaactagctctaggtagctcctatgaactaagatcctttggagcaaacttcattcacatatgatcgagagttggaagtgaatggagggtcaaatactgaccggacgctggctccggtgcgaccggacgctggccgcagggtccggtcagttcatttgaccgtgaagaacaagtctggtgtgactggacgctggaaggtcgtgtgaccggacgctgagggccagcgtccggtcgactccagtaagggtctagacttgagaaagtgtgaccggatgcgtccggtcagtggtgaccggaccctgagtatccagcgtccggtcgtttacagtaagcatccaagagcgaccggacgcgtccggtcagtactaaccgaaccctgacagcgtccggtcatcatgtgaaaactgttgcgtgggttgaactgaccggagcatctggtcaaaatgatcggagcgtccggtcaccccgcagaagctcataacggttcatttttcaggctgccttataaatagaagctccactcatgagtggagttacttttgctcattccaacagctgagaaacatgtttgtgagtgccaagaagagcaaggtcctagtgaggtgtttgtgatttgagaatccaagagtgaaacctcattagtgaatcaagagtagacaagtgtgcatccatcttctcattaggcttcgcgtggtcaagtgagagttcgtgcttgttactcttggtgatcgccatcacctagacggcttggtggtgattgggagcttggtgatcacccggcggagcttgtgggtgacctaactcaagttgtgagcggctttgggtgattcgccgtgatggagtgtcgaagaatcaacccgtagagagcacttgatccttgcgcggatcaagggggagctacacccttgcatgggtgctccaacgaggactagtggagagtggcgactctccgatacctcggcaaaacatcgccgcgttcctctctccatttactttgagcatttactttgagtatttactttgagcaatttaatacttgtctttacattcatagaattgctatgctagagtaagtttggaacataggttgcaagtcttttatgcgttgatttgatagaaacacttttctaggcacaaggggttaattgggctatccgtaggatttgattattgcaagaaaatttagaattagcccaattcaccccccctcttgggcatcttgatcctttcaattagtatcagagcctcgtgctcatgtttttaagcctagccgcttagagcaagatgtctcacggggatggacctcctcctatcttcgagggggatgattttccatattggaaaattcgcatggaggcttacctagaagctctagatgttggaattcttagagccgcctctcaagggttcccaacacctaagaatgccgcacaacttcaa
This window of the Miscanthus floridulus cultivar M001 unplaced genomic scaffold, ASM1932011v1 os_2496_1, whole genome shotgun sequence genome carries:
- the LOC136535057 gene encoding dihydroceramide fatty acyl 2-hydroxylase FAH1-like, which codes for MVAAAFTVDLDKPLVFQVGHLEEQYQEWVHQPIVSKEGPRFFENDILEFLTRTKWWAVPLIWLPVVCWCLSTSIQMGSTITDVAMMIVFGIFLWTLIEYVLHRFLFHIKTKSYWGNTAHYLLHGCHHKHPMDGLRLVFPPAAAAILCFPFWNMIKLFSTPSTTPGLFGGGLLGYVIYDCTHYYLHHGQPSSDPAKYLKKYHLNHHFRIQTKGFGITSTLWDHVFGTLPSTKTVNKNI